The stretch of DNA TGGGAAGTGACAGGACAGGAAGTAGCAAAAAGACATATATGGCTAAAGGTCAGAGGCCGGGTGTTGCTTTAGTACCAGTCATGACAACGCTGTTTTACCCTTTCGTGAATTCCATTGGTGGAGCGTATGTACAGTTATAAAGAGGAAGTGTGAGACTCGAGAGCACCTACAAAAGTGTTCTAAAAATGTTTGTTGGGTTGTGAGTCATTTCAAAATGATATATTCTTTAAACATGCTTTACTAAAATAGTTCCCTTTTAGATATTTAAATAATTTTGTAATGTGACATAAACAGATCAAGAGCAAGTAGGAATACTGTCCATTATGCAAAATATCCCCCAGAAATCAGAAACATACTATTGTGGACATGCAAAGTTCACTGAACCATTACCGGCAGTATGCAAATTATCATATCTCAATTATATACACAACAGTAAGTGTATGCTTTGCATTGGTGACAGGTAAATGCTGACCCTTAGATGCAGTTGATTTTCTCCTGAAGGCCTAAGGCACAGCAGAATCTGTAGCAGTGCAGATTAGATTAAACATGCATTTACTGACCTCTGGTGGCGAACAACATTACTGCTATTTTATGTGCAAAATAATTATTGAATTGAAAAGAATTGGATCCGTTTCATGTTTTAATGTTActtgcacaagtacagtgaaatgcctttctttcaAGCTCCAGACCCAACAACGCAGTATTTCAATGTAGCTCAAAAATATGTTTGAACAGAAACAGGAGTTGGGTTACAACTGAGGGAACAGCCTTAGATAAATTTTTTGTGGAAATTGTTCTGATCAAACATaaacatcagtaaataacagcgTTTGTTTTTAGCGCCTCCGCGGCTTGTAAATATGCAGACATTTCAGCGCACATTCGGAGCATGTCAACATGCGCCGAGGATCCTTTCTCAATGAAAACACAAAAGGTACAAAGTAGGCATAAACTGAAAATGACTTTCCCCAACAAAAACACCAGCAGCATCCACAAGGAGTTCATGTTACACTAGGCCATTCAGGGTAAACCACTGGGAACCGTTCTGTAGTCGTTCATGTGTTTAGACCTCTTCCCCTCACCTCTATGGGATATAGTGCTGAGGCATGGACACACTCCCCTCCCTCCAAAATATATTCCTTTCTATCCAGGAGCATATGTTTGACCCGTAGTCCCCATGAATGCAGCCATCTGCTCCGTCCTCCAGATGATCCGTGGCTGTGTGAGAATGGGCCTGCCATTGTACAAACTCACTGGGCGCGATGTGGGAGAATCCCCCTCATCCCCACAACGGAGAACAGTCAGACATTTTTTAAAACCCATTCCCCAATGGCAGTCATCCCATTGTCGCACTGACAAGGAAATGAACTAGAAGTTTCTCATTACTGAACTGCTAACTGATGTGGGTTCAGGGTTCCTTTTATTATGCTCTGATTATTTTGGTTGCGTTGACTCTTTGGAAATGGAGGGCAACACAAAAGGGGAAGAAAACATATTGGAAATTAATTTGACATAATTGAAGTCTCTTCTTTGTGAAAATGGGAGCAGAAGTGTAACTTCCTACAGCAACTCCACTATAGAGATGGTGTCACTATTGGCTACTATTAGCCTTTTGTCATCTTTAAAAATAGCAGCCACGCAAACGATACAGCAGTTGTTTGAGCCAGGCATCAGCTGTCATCTGAAGGAATTCAGCTTCATTGCTTTTCAGGGAGTAAGCAGAGGGGTGTAAAGATCAGGGACGAAACAAAAGCCATCTTATCTCCATATGAAATCTGAGCCGCTTGACTATCCCCCACCCTACGCGCACACAAACACTTCTGAATAACAGAACGTATTCAACCTAAAAGTGTAGTCCCCTGTTACAGTAGCCTACAGATTAAGCTGTGGGTAGTGTTATGTGGAGCAACTTTATATTGAAACCGTTCCAAATAAAGTTTTTGGGCTATAACCAGGTTAACGCGACAGGACACACGACCAAACCATGAGTTACTCAAATGTGCCACTTCACAATTTGAAGAGGCATGTTCATTTTGTGAATACGGTCGATAATATTCTCAAACCCGATGGCATGACAAATTCAGCACTGCATTTCAGACGCAAACATTACGTAGAGTTCCCCCAAACACCTTGAAGACAGTGAAAATACAATCATTGTAAGGGACTAAACATGTTTAATTTAAAAAAGGTACAAAGAAAATTCAAACTTAATACAAAACCCCAAGAGTTctataaatacataaaaataaattaaaacttAATTTACTAAAAGACCCATTAACACTAAAACAAGCTTGAAACATTTGTCAAAAAGGCATTTAAATACAACGGAATGCAAAAAGAGCATCCACTCAGAACCAACTACCAAAACAGCTACCATTTGATCTCCAAAGCACTTTTAGAAAGACACTACAATTGAATCTACTGAACCAGGTGCAGTTTAGGTCCAACTCAATAGAATCAGATTTCAACAGCAACCCAGTTTAATCATAGGACGTTTCCATTTATTTTTCTGCTAAAAGTCAGGGGATACATGCAGAGTCCACCACACAGGGGATACACACTGTACCCTTGGGTGAGTCTTCAGAACATCTACAAAACATATTTACAGAGATCGCAGAAGCAAGTGAGAAAACAATTATTAATTCTCACAAGCCACCTTGCCAAGTGAAGTTAGGAAACCGATATAAGCTTTCATCTAAAAACAGAAAAGGTCCCCCTGCAACAAACAATGAAAATTGCAGTTTCCAAAAAAGAAAAAGTTTATAGGCACtgaagtcatttaaaaaaaactcaaaCAGGGTTTTTGGAAAAGGTACATTTAAGCCCAGTCAGAAGAACAGTGTATAATAAAGACCATTGCCAGTATACAAAATATCACAACATTAGTCACCCAACATTCATAGAGGGGAAATTTTCTAGCCTGGCAGAAATGGATTTCTATCCTTGTCTTTGGCTTTAACATTATAAGATTAATTCATTGCTCCTCAAACTGGCATTTACATTACTAGTAAGGTGGCAGGAAATTAGGACTTCCAGCACCAATCACACAATTTGATAAAATGGTCAGTGCAACGCAACTCCGGCACCTTGCCTTGTTGACTTCGAACTCAAATTGTACAGCTTAATTCCGCTTAAGCTTAACTGAAGCACATTCGTTTGTCAAGCATCTGCCGTACAGTAACAGCATACTGCTGTAAGGttcttttaaaaaaaatacacaagTCTTTCAATGGACAAGACAAGAGTCACGCTGGTTGGGGAAGTTTTGAGGATACCATCATACCTAGAGGAAGAAGCTAGTGCCGCTGAAGCCCTCGTCAGGCACTGACAGCTGACTGAAGATGGGCAGCCGCCGACCAGACCCATCTGGACCAGAGGAGTCAGACCCACTGAGGCTGCTGGCTGAGCTGCCACACCTACCCTCATTGTCTGACAGTGAGGTGTAGGAGAGGCTTCTGTCACCGAGAGCAGGGCCACAGGGGGGATTCTGGCTCTGCTGCAGGCCGCAGCCCTCTGATAAGGTACAGGGGGTCTGGGAGGGGGAAGGCACAGGGGACAGTCCACAGAGGGAACAGCCCGAGTCAGGAGAGGGGAGAAACTGAGACTGGAGATCACAGGCCGGCTCAAAGACACAGTCCACCTCGGAGAAGGCGTGGGAGAGTAGGTCGGTGATGTCAGCTGAGGTATGAGGGGAAACTGGAGGCACGAGGAGGAAGGGGTGGGAATGCTTCAGGGGCTGTGGAGGGGCAGAGGGGAAGCCTGAGAAGCTGAAGCTCTGCCTAAGCAGAGGGGGTCGTCTGGAGCGGGGGGCTTGGGGACCAGGGCCaggtctggcagggcccaggtcGTCCTCGTTGTTATGAACAAAGTGGCAGCGGATGCCGTATGGACAGAAGCCGATGGTGTGGAAGGTGCGACAAGGCTCTGTCTTGTACTTGGGGTGTCTGTTGAGGTCACGCATCTCATCAAAGCCGTGGGCAAACTGGCACTTCCCCCCGTACTTACAGATGCCACTCTCAGCAAAGGTGCGGCACAGTTCAGTCTTATAGCGTGAAGAGGTGGGAGACCCAGAGACAGGGGCACCAGTAGGGGAGGCTGGATGCTGTTTAGGGTCTGTAGAGGCCCAGCCTAGGGTGCACGTGCTGGGATCCAGGGTGCACGTGCTGGGATCCACCATGCTGACAGAGCGCTCAGCCCAGAATGACATCTTGTTCAATCTGGATGGAAGTGAGGCATCGGTGTTCTGCCCCCAGTGGCAGGAGGTCATGGTTGCACTTTCTGTGGAGTCTGTAGAGAGGGCAGAGCTAGATGCAGAGAGGGAACAGGGGGCCCGGGGCTTATTGTAACCAACAGGTCTCACTGGGAAAGTTGACTGCTTGGATGCATCCCGGAGGTCCAGGCTCAGAAGATGCTGGGTAGAGacagtaaaaaaaaattataataattatacaGACATCTACATTTTCACATGTTCTGTTGCCTGAAGACTACAGTCATGTCAAGAACGCCATCTTATGTTATCTGGAGGACCCGCATCTAcataaaaaaataatgttaaacagcTAAACTTAACACATCAATAAACAGACGTTCTATAGGCCCATTTGCGTAGGCCTAACATGAGTAAGCTAAAGTTAGCAAGAGCGAGTCTTGGTCTTTTGAAAGCAACGTTAATTGCATAGTTCAAATCAGTCGACCATCTACAATTAGGTGCTGTAAGATTTACTTTGTAAATGGAGAATCGTTAAAGTGCAAGAAAGGCTCGTCTGTCCAAGCAGTTCGGATTTGTTGTGGGTGATTTTAGCTAATGCAATTTTCGTTTTCATATTACCTCTAGTTAGTTGCTTGGATTCAGTTACTTTAGCAGAACAATGTTAATGTACTGTAAGCTAGCCAATACCTGTCGTTGACTTTTGAAGCGCGCACTAAAACTCATTTAAAATGCACATGGATAACCAGCACTCCACAGTTGGTTTGTGCATTGAAAGCACCAATCTTATTTTGGAAACGATTGTGTAGTTGAAGAGTAATCGACGTAACTCACGTTAACCACCAATGTTGAGTCATTTCCAGTGATACTCGAACAGTGCAACAAGTTAAAAACGCACGTCAATGAATGAATTACAAGATGCTTCGCGTCACTGGCAGTTGCACGAATACCTACATTTGTAAGTTAGTCGGGCGCACATTGTCAAAtaaaaacatagctagctaacaaaacaTGACCACTAACAAAGATGTTCTCATCGATCTGTGCCACTAACCGATCTGGGGACTGAACCTGCATTGCAAATTCACTCACTGCCAGTATTCATTCGAAATAGACTTGTTGGCAAGTTTAAATAATTAGGTAGCTAGCAAAACTACACATTATTTGCATATACGGTAGCCTGCTATATTGTGCTAATCATCCGTTGATTGGTGCAACGCTAGCAACATCAAGACTTGCTGCCAGACACGAGTCATCGTTAGCTGCTAGTTAGTTCGTTTTTAATGGTTAAAAAATAACCAAATTACCTTGCACATAACCTCTTCCaaatcaagaaactgattaagcGCGTATGATGGCATTTTCATGAGATGGGATTCCCTCTTGCACAAACGGGAAAGCCTGCTAACTCCAGTTATGCAAACTTTTCAAAGTTTTCTGTGCGAACTACAAACCTTCGCGCTGGTCCACGTGTGGTTTTAAGGCTTCACTGTATACCACAGCCACACCCCTGCACCAACTCTCATTCCCCTCTGTATGGCCCGCCTACCGCTCAGCCTAGTAGTTCCGTGCATGTCAGTCAAGCAAAGCACGGACGAGCGCTGATTTACCCGTCGCGGAGAGATGAACGTCACATCACAACAACAAATCTTTTGACGCACACCGATTGATGGACAATGTTGGACTGCAAACCATTTCTCTGTTACAACCCAAAGCACAacttgttttcatacattttaatTTTGAGTGATTATAATTTAGAAAGATGCCAAATATATGTTGTAGTTTAATGAAGTCGGAAGCCACCAAGCACATATTGTTGGTCAAATTGGACAAGATGATGAAGGTACTGCGCGTTTCCATTCACACAAATATGAATGTGCAGATGATAGGATGCAATAACAATGTTGCAATTCAAACTAATGTCAGTGCACTGTAATGAATAACAGTACCTCATGTAAAATATCAGCATTCTGCATACCATCCAAACACACATGCAATGAATACAACAAGAAGATGTGTCCATAACATGCTCATTCAATGCATGGCCACATTGGCCAGTAAGCTAATGCTATGGTCACAAACCTTCTCACTTGTGGCGTCTAGCCCACATGATTAACTTATGGAAATCTCATAACACACATGAAGATATAGTTTCCTCCTCAAGGCTCACCAAATTGAAACATCAAACCCCTTCTGAGGGTGTGTCCATAAGGAGGAGGATCTTGAAGTACCTTGATGTCACGATCGCGGGGGAGTTATGTCCTGGTCAGATAAAAGAGACCAGGGACCAGGGGATCTAGACCAGGCCAAgcccaccagcagcagcagccactGGGTTGTGGCCCAACTCACAGTCACCCAGGAGCTCAAAAAGAAAGATACGACAGACCTCCTGGAGAAAGGCCTTTGATTTCAGAGGTGGAAGGTGTTGAATGTTTTCACCCTTAGGCTAGAGATCCAGACATTAAAGCCAATGCTGCCTGGAGGTGACGGGGGGCAGGCAGGGGTGACATGGTCACATGTTGGGTGCAGCCAGCATTGGGAACTTTGGTTTAGAGATAGCACAGTCAGGGATGGCAGACTAAAATCCTACCAGACTTAGTATGAGTGGAGATGGTGAAGGGGAAGTTTGTCAGACAGATCGTATGTGATCCTGTTCTCAGTAGGtcaaacatcattttagagaaacTGTTGCTAGATACTATCAATTGCAGTTTTATCCCATTCTCCCTATCTCACTTATTATTATCattactatatattttttaacatttatttaactaggaaagtcagttaagaacaaattcttatttacaatgacggcctacccctgccaaacccgggcagtgctgggccaattgtgcgctgccctatggcactcccaatcacgtccggatgggatacagcctggattcgaaccagagactgtaatgacacctcttgcactgagatgcagtgccttagtccgcTGCGTCAGTGACGACTTGTTGTTTCTCATTATAGTCCCCTTTTGCTATATTGAGCATTGCACTAACAAGGCTCTCTCCCTTGTTGGGGGAACGGAGTTAATACCGATAAGGAGGAAGGGGGGTGGACAGAGGGTTAAGTAAGGCCAAGGGGGCTTTTGGAGACACAAGGGCACTTGTGAACAAGCTGACTTAGGTCTTATGTCCATGTACTTAAGGTCTTTCAGTAACATAACTTGAACTCATGACAATGCAGAAAGAAAGGTTTTGTTTTGGTTATGGCCAAAGCTCTGCCCTCTAGAAACAGCAGCACATTTTAATCAATGATCCTCTATATGAGATGAGGGAAACTATAGCAGGTCCAAACAGGCTCTATCCATCCCCCAGTATTAATTCTAAAAGTAACTTGAAAGACACAACAAAAATAACATTTTCGCAACAATTAAGAAATTACAGGCCATTACTATAATTAGTATAATGCCTTATTTCGTCCATTATCCATTATCAATATCTACTGTGATGTGCCATGGCAAGACGAAGAAGAACGCCTGTTTACAAATTCTGCAGCCACATGCAAAGAATAGGAAATTGAATACAATTGTGATTCTGCAATATTTTAACGGTTCAAATATCAAGTTGTTTGGTTTccattgaaagaggacagaaAAAACAGTGTGCTAGCTGACCAGTGTGCTAGCTGACCAGTGTGCTAGCTGTAGAATAGATTATGTGGACCACGGCAAATGCAAACACCTCACAGCCCAGAACTCCAAACCTGTTGGTCTAAAGACCATTAGAGTATATGTGTAGAGCATTAGGGGATTCTATGTTTTACGCAATGTTGTCCAAAAGCAGGGGGAGTGGCTGAGTTTTGTGTGGCTAGGAAGAGAAGGgatggagaagaggtggaggtgcGTTCTTGTCCCCTTTAGCTCAGCTTGGTTAATAGGGATTTAGTGCATAATGtgtttctgggctaacaatgccTTCCTCCCCCGTTGACGAGGTGAAGGGGAGTAGTTTGAATGGAAGGAACTGGGGGAGGGATATTGGGGGTGAGGGGTGATTGTTTAGGGAGGAGAGGGCTAAACAGCAGTGTCAGGAGGCACTGAGGAGCCCTACCGCAAACGTATTCCCCACCACCTTCATCACTCATGCCAACATTGCACCACAGAtcaacacgtgtgtgtgtgttgtgtgtgtgtgtgcttgcttgcgtgcgtgcgtgtgggaTGTGAGATGCTAAAACTTTAGCTGTGGTTACTATTACACAACATGCAGTCAGACAGCAACCGAAGAACCATGGGAAGGTAAGACCTCAACTGAAGGGCATTGAAAAAAACGACTTGGGTAGCAAGGGAAATTACTTAAAGGGGCTAAATGCCACAGGTGGTTTGAATAAATTGCCTCACTGAGTATGGGCATTTTGGCATAATGCTATTCACACTGTTGAGGGAGGTCCAATAATGGGACACCATTAGGGACTATGACAGAAAATCCCTGCCCCCAGCATCAGGACTAAAAACAAAGACTGACTTGACAGGATCACAATCCTTCGGTGTTACATGAAAAGGCTGCTTCACACACTTCTCAGTTAGACATTGTCATGCTAATGTATTTCGTGCAATAGCAAAGCGTGGGGAATGTAACGCGAAAcccaatgtttttattttattaaagtatAGACTCATATTTCAAGTGTAATACCcaccaatatacagtacattattaaTCTACTGTAAAAACACTTTCCACAGTTGTGATGCAAAATGGCCAGGTTTATTTGTCTTTATAAACCAGGTAGTTTGggtctgtcatgccctgaccttagagatcctttttatgtctctatttggtttggtcatggTGTGATTTgtggtgggtattctatgttctattatttatatttctatgttttggccgggtagggttctcaatcagggacagctgtctatcgttgtctctgattgagaaccatacttaggtagaccTTTTTCCCACCtatctttgtgggaagttgacttttaTGGCACATAGCTTaggcttcacggtttgttttgtagtgtttattgttttcgtCGGCCTCGTTCTCTAATAAAGAGAACATGTACACTCACCACCCTGCACCTTGGTTCAACGGCCGTGACAGGGTcatggatgctgattggctgaatgcccgtggtatatcagacattaTAAACTGGGGGGTTCAAGCCCTGgatactgattggctgaaatcTGTGGTATTCCACAGGTATGATAAgctatttttactgctctaattacgttggtaaccagtttataatagtaataaggcacctctggggtttgtggtatatggccaatataccatgactAAGGGCTGGATCCAGGCAGTCCGCGATGTGTCGTGCCTTAGAGCAGCCCTTAGCCGTAGTAcattggctatataccacaccccttcaagccttattgcttaagtatatttCTGGAAATATTGAGTATTCTGTTCCAGTTAGGTTGGACATGACAGTCCTTCAGTCAGTTCTATACTCTGGCAGCTCGATCTAGTGCGTCCCGAGGCCCTTCGGTGTGTTTCCTTCATATTGGTCTGTGAGGCCTACTTCATTGCTAATGAGACAAACAACAACAGTCAGGGCCTGGAATCAGAGGCGTACCACCTATAGCCTACTCTTTCAGGCTAGCTCCCATGATCTTCCGCTCTGTGCTATTTGTATACAGCCTGCCCTGCCCTGTGACAGCGGGTTGTCCCGTTTGTTTGTCCTCTCCACAGTAAATCTGTTGATTTAATTTGCAGGTGATGAAGTGCACACCCCACTGCGTGTTATGTGTCGCACACTGAGGTCCACTGTTCTACATCATGCATCTGTACTCAGATAGCCAAAGCAGTAGTTGAAATACTGTATCACAATGCTATGAGTGAACAGTGGTATGTGTTCCTATGTCGGATTAGGTGAAAATGCTGTAAATGGCTATGCCAGAGGTTTGATGATAACCAACAGTAGTGAACTATTTAATGGATTCTAATGTTAGCGCTGTGTCTAAAGACCTCTATTTTTCTGTAAGAGCAGGGTTAGATCTGTGGATAGAGTTAACTGCCAGAGAGATCCTGAGGGGATGCCAGGACCAGGTGATACACCTCCACTTAAGACAAGCCAAAACAATTTCTCTTCCTGAGGGGAGAGATATTCACTCTGTCAGGGCAGAATGACAGGTAAGCCCTCCCCACCACACCCTCTCTTGCCAAGGTGTCGGTGTGTGCGTGTTTATGTAAGTGTCTGTGTTTGTGAGCATGAGAGTGTGTGACACAGAACAGGCTGAggggatatgggggggggggggggggggtagtttacTCAGCCACAGTCCTGGAGCAGAGAGGAGTCTGGTTACCCCTACACAAACAAATGGCTTGACCAACAGATCAGGTCTCCAGAGAACCACAACCATATACAAGCTAATGAACAATTGGCAATACTCCAAGGTTTGTCCAGGGGTTATGGATGAGTTATCTAGAATCACTCAGGTTTGTTGTTAGAGGATGTGCCATCTAGTGCACGCAGTGAGATAAAGCACATGGGAGGATGGAGAATGATTGATTTCTGGTGGTCCTTCTCACTGGAATTCTGTGGCCAGATGTAATTGCAAAAACACATGAGGAGTTTGGACCTTAAACTACTCAGCATGCTCTTCACAAAAGTGGAGTTTTTGAAAGAGCATTAGGGTATGGCAGGTCATGAGTTTGAGGGCTCCAAATGGCTTCTATTTGACAACCCAATGCAAGTGGTCAGCTTGGTTGTTAAAGGCCTAGTAGAGCGACAGGACCAGAAAGGGCATGAAACACTTTCCCACGATGCATTGGAACAAACACACAATCTGCAGTATTGGCAGAAAAATGAATAAATGTGTAATAGAGTATAATTTCAGAGCATTTAGAGCAACATTTTAGTCAAGTGACGCTTTTTAGGTCACTGAAAATCATTTCGCCACAATACTGACCTCTTCAGTTCTGTGGACATTTTCGGTTACTCGTGTGAGGAGGCAGTATATCATTTTAGCCTTGGCTTTATGTTGATATACACCATCTGTAACAACCTGTCTCCAAACCCCTTACTCATGGGAGAATGGAGTTAGAGAGGGGGAAAACCTTTTCTTTTTATCTTTGGATATGAGAGGGTGCTTTTTTCCCCCCATTTCTCAGAGGgcctgttttctatttttcggagCTGGCCCCACAGGAAGGCCCTTGTGTTCCACACGCGGTCCACTCTGTCCCGCTCCCCGCCGAGGGCCCTATCTTACATCACATCAGGCAGATACGCTTTCAAAGCCTGCCCCTGCTGGCCCCCTTTATGGCCATTCTTTAATGGCCATTCAAAAGCATGGAAATGTGGGTGCATAAAGGGAGATGGGAGGAAGGGGTGTAAGGGAGGGAAAATGGGAAAAAACACGGCATGCTGTACAAAACCCCATAGAATGGAATGCAGCTCGAGAGTTCTGCACAGCTATGCCGGTGAGGGGTTTTCTGAAGGCCCGGGAGATATTTGGACGCTGCTGAACATCTGCTCGCAGTGAACaagccccctccccctctccctctctttcagtcTCCTGTTCCTTTCACCACGGCCATCCAATCATAATAAACTTTAGGGCTTGCTCTAATTAGGGCTGGCCTGCCGCCTGAGGAGCGACTGACTGTGCATGCCTGAGCACAGTGATTGTGATTATCCTTCATGTGAACAAAGAGCCCACCACCGCTGCTCTGTAGAGGGGGCTCTTCTTTTAAAGGAAAGAATCCAACTACAGCAGCATGCTGAGGGCCATACTCAATGAGGGAAATAAATTATATAGAATTGTAAAGAAATGGTATTGACCAAAAGTTGTTAATGACtcaatgtacaggtaactgtcaaaataaaggaaacacttaagtaaatgaggtctacaaagtatattgaaagcaggtacttccacacaggtgtggtacCTGAGTTAATTAGGGAAAGGGGGTACCTAGTacagttgcacaactgaaatgcattcaactgaaatgtgtcttccgcatttaacccaacccctctgaattagagaggttcaattaacatcccatcatgcttagagtCATGCATAAAAATGCCACCAGGGCTAGGAGAAgaaatctcagtgactttgaaagaggtcTCAAAGTAGCATAGTGGAATTaaagggtgcgtgtgtgtgtgtctcagtcaccagatctcaacccaattgaacagcATTTTCCACCAACAAAACCTCAAATTATGTCAtttctccaatagagttccagacacttgtagaatgtacagtgcattgtaaAAGTGGATTTATTTGGATTGCATATAATTGACATAAACAAAAAAgttcaaattggtgaagtgaaattgacaaaataacttttttaataaataaatacaaatggaaaagtggtgcatgcatactgtatgtattcaccccctttgctatgaagcccttaaataagatctggtgcaaccaattaccttcataagtcacataatttgtaaaataatgtccacctgtgtgcaatctaagtatcacatgatctgtcacatgatctcagtatatatatatcctgttctgaaaggccccagagactgcaacaccactaagcaagtggcaccaccaagcaagcggcatcaTGATGAACAAGGAGCTcttcaaacaggtcagggacaaagttgtggagaagtacagatcagggttgggttataaaaaatatccgaaactttttacatcccacggagcaccattaaatccattatttaaaaaatgtgaagaatatggcaccacaacaaccctgccaagagagggccgcccaccaaaacgcATGGACCAgccaaggagggcattaatcagagacgcaacaaagagaccaaagataccccaatctctgctgtggagctttgcagcttttTCTGGgttatctgtccataggaccactttaagacgtacactccacagagctggccttaaggaagagaaataagaagcaaacatgtttggtgtttgccaaaaggcatgtgggagactcctcaAACATTTGGAAGAAGGTACACTGGTCAGATGAgcctaaaattgagctttttgaccatcaaggaaaatgctatgtctggggcaaacccaacacctctcatcaccccgaggaGATTATCCCCAcagtgaggcatggtggtggcagcatcatgctgtggggatgtttttcatcagcagggactgggaaactggtcagatttggaggaatgatggatggcgctaaatacagggaaattcttgaggtgaaacctgtttcagtcttccagagatttgagactggaacggaggttcagtttccagcaggacaatgaccctaagcattctgctaaagcaacactcgagtggtgtaaggggaaacatttaaatgtcttggaatggcctagtcaaagcccagacctcaatccaattgagaatctgtggtatgacttttaaagattgctgtacaccagcggaacccatccaacttgatggagctggaacagttttgccctgaagaatgggcaaaaatcccag from Oncorhynchus kisutch isolate 150728-3 linkage group LG15, Okis_V2, whole genome shotgun sequence encodes:
- the LOC109905447 gene encoding mRNA decay activator protein ZFP36L1-like isoform X1 → MKMPSYALNQFLDLEEVMCKHLLSLDLRDASKQSTFPVRPVGYNKPRAPCSLSASSSALSTDSTESATMTSCHWGQNTDASLPSRLNKMSFWAERSVSMVDPSTCTLDPSTCTLGWASTDPKQHPASPTGAPVSGSPTSSRYKTELCRTFAESGICKYGGKCQFAHGFDEMRDLNRHPKYKTEPCRTFHTIGFCPYGIRCHFVHNNEDDLGPARPGPGPQAPRSRRPPLLRQSFSFSGFPSAPPQPLKHSHPFLLVPPVSPHTSADITDLLSHAFSEVDCVFEPACDLQSQFLPSPDSGCSLCGLSPVPSPSQTPCTLSEGCGLQQSQNPPCGPALGDRSLSYTSLSDNEGRCGSSASSLSGSDSSGPDGSGRRLPIFSQLSVPDEGFSGTSFFL
- the LOC109905447 gene encoding mRNA decay activator protein ZFP36L1-like isoform X2: MTSCHWGQNTDASLPSRLNKMSFWAERSVSMVDPSTCTLDPSTCTLGWASTDPKQHPASPTGAPVSGSPTSSRYKTELCRTFAESGICKYGGKCQFAHGFDEMRDLNRHPKYKTEPCRTFHTIGFCPYGIRCHFVHNNEDDLGPARPGPGPQAPRSRRPPLLRQSFSFSGFPSAPPQPLKHSHPFLLVPPVSPHTSADITDLLSHAFSEVDCVFEPACDLQSQFLPSPDSGCSLCGLSPVPSPSQTPCTLSEGCGLQQSQNPPCGPALGDRSLSYTSLSDNEGRCGSSASSLSGSDSSGPDGSGRRLPIFSQLSVPDEGFSGTSFFL